The following proteins are co-located in the Prinia subflava isolate CZ2003 ecotype Zambia chromosome 16, Cam_Psub_1.2, whole genome shotgun sequence genome:
- the INSYN2B gene encoding protein INSYN2B: MSSEMGRKETRYLQTLNCDSVAQQDMKMRPVLLKRNSLDSADFVRPPQHRRSKSQQVRFKDDGVSTKAELEANPARDTALTTGKTEIFRDHSFLLTQSPTFPRAHKGLRNIAIQTSPSLRKHFPVFKRKKLTVSKSLTEMPAEPANPIQVNGNLCEADTLSSEFCYLRISNHLEDGCRNREVGLGQRPSKAQSNGPKFSDDFSESDKTTASTQVPEYIHVSFPQDRNVPLDAPDTAPVLGNSLHSSTVINSNESHENSTLSSDSERAEPCTGSSANCSECNPHSAAAEVHKSDSEQPGAAKDASSKETTPLSPPSNHSSSPCFLRDCHQAGEHKADPGCLTLPRDDGPAVPLASSNAAKPCMPCNTEMEKNSTQSDVSQCNSCLEGFHIKSYPPRNEINPQSNKEINEINQMHLAHGELCALQGRLQSVEESLQSNQEKIKVLLNVIQDLEKSRALSEGRNFYHTGQDLNNCSTCQNTACIIYSVEYDFRQQEGRFHQILKTLDNAEQNPAPASPQKPPPDPPAPEKKELRRKTKKVKRKCFWWI; encoded by the exons ATGTCCAGTGAAATGGGTCGCAAAGAAACCCGTTACTTACAGACTTTAAATTGTGATTCAGTGGCCCAGCAAGACATGAAAATGCGACCAGTGCTACTGAAAAGGAACAGTCTGGACTCGGCAGATTTTGTGAGGCCCCCCCAGCACCGCAGGAGCAAATCCCAGCAGGTCCGGTTCAAGGACGACGGTGTCAGCAccaaggcagagctggaagctAATCCTGCCCGAGACACAGCACTCACgactggaaaaacagaaatatttagggATCACAGTTTTTTGCTAACTCAGTCTCCAACTTTTCCAAGGGCTCACAAGGGGCTTCGGAATATTGCCATACAAACTTCTCCCAGCCTCAGGAAACACTTCCCggtttttaagaggaaaaagctGACAGTCAGCAAATCACTGACAGAAatgccagcagagcctgcaaACCCTATCCAGGTAAATGGCAATCTCTGTGAAGCAGACACTCTGTCCTCAGAGTTCTGCTACTTGAGGATAAGTAACCACTTGGAGGATGGATGCAGGAACAGGGAGGTGGGCTTGGGCCAAAGGCCATCAAAAGCACAAAGCAATGGGCCGAAGTTCTCAGATGATTTCTCAGAGTCAGACAAGACAACTGCGTCTACACAGGTGCCTGAATACATCCATGTGAGTTTTCCACAGGACAGAAACGTTCCCCTGGATGCCCCAGACACAGCCCCAGTTTTGGGTAATTCACTGCATTCTTCTACCGTCATCAACAGCAACGAAAGTCATGAAAACAGCACACTGTCATCTGATTCTGAAAGAGCAGAGCCTTGCACAGGCAGTTCTGCCAACTGCAGCGAATGTAACCcccactctgctgctgctgaagtgcACAAAAGCGAttctgagcagcctggagccGCTAAAGATGCCAGCAGTAAGGAAACGACTCCACTGTCACCCCCATCGAATCACAGCTCATCTCCTTGTTTCCTCAGAGACTGTCACCAGGCAGGAGAGCACAAGGCAGATCCCGGCTGCCTGACACTACCAAGGGATGATggcccagcagtgccactggCCAGCAGCAATGCAGCAAAACCATGCATGCCGTGCAATactgaaatggagaaaaattcCACCCAGTCAGATGTTTCCCAGTGTAACAGCTGTTTAGAAGGATTTCACATAAAGTCTTATCCGCCAAGGAATGAAATAAACCCGCAAAGCAACAAAGAGATTAACGAAATAAATCAAATGCACTTGGCACATGGTGAACTCTGTGCCCTACAAGGCAGGCTGCAGTCTGTAGAGGAATCCTTGCAGTCGAACCAGGAGAAGATTAAAGTCCTTTTGAATGTAATCCAAGACCTGGAAAAATCCAGAGCCCTCAGTGAAGG GCGTAACTTCTACCACACTGGGCAGGACCTCAACAACTGCAGCACCTGTCAGAACACGGCGTGCATCATTTACAG TGTAGAATATGACTTCAGACAACAAGAAGGAAGATTTCATCAGATTTTGAAAACACTGGACAATGCAGAacaaaatccagctccagcttcACCTCAGAAGCCGCCACCTGATCCTCCAGCTCCCGAAAAAAAGGAgttaaggagaaaaacaaaaaaggtgaaaagaaaatgcttctggTGGATTTGA